A single Euwallacea similis isolate ESF13 chromosome 1, ESF131.1, whole genome shotgun sequence DNA region contains:
- the LOC136419292 gene encoding mucin-22-like translates to MLQPRSWCAAAVALLLVLDSIQGLDYINTSPRKRRENDKDITTVLLVDNQGKNSLGRFLSVKPDLGLITSTARTFIQDGVTTEYATQVLGTTLDNGRLYAHLLSKTSRVVYDHDSQTKTYNQPKTWNLDESQISNKNFVRNTDFISPDSSQAYRVFPTSSLDPEILNEAQSNNARIPFVVKPPEPKVFKVNAQKDMTHENLIIHNDNPAEFKPSKVKEWDNLPTFTVRNEFSPSGFSSLGQDFEARTEKSKITTPADRKARLLFKAGLIKPNPKDLQTVTYTGFADFTTTVANTVIVFTPHTSEMPQKVAQATKILVEPTIRPTLVLSTPLATKESITTEKHYPTFLTTEEEPTTTPLTTITTEDTINTSGPNTMVINKEDRGGKYPTTDEPVDLEAKLSVLANEQKQDGVTPIVFSEDLVQPSETQPVMLSTPSHEDIARILASLQAQAAVATQPLSSVKPQETTTTSSIKTTGGATTIFFDDDDFSFDIPITTSSSNRVLPSDTPIMTTEKASVETTTELEQETTTEQQESTTTEIEIATPELAQNEIEPQCTEGSKVVVSTAYKTLTYLTTYFIPLEESTSTSVKSNILTTSQVSSETIPCGIEPSITEITTTEQTAAPVTEPITTTEQSAVPVTESIISTETEETIATTNKEMEELTTQPQEITTERKHVTESEPETTESTTEEGEEVELIFKTLYTTYTYLTTYFQDSTSSVASRIVVNTNVITSTLEPGSDASDPAVAGLLNEDESIIPSRTVTFEDLADIQPTVRPQEDPLPEEFSSATPALENKHLQNSNGVKTFYTTYTYFTTIFVDGETEISSRTEVYTNYVSPTAVDETVIAPTKLVVSADEQVLQNRLRNLKFDNQSKNRDEDNDVVPSKSLETDGYVTLKRSGDGKKEIENDIIDLSEYESIETMVTDVRSSTSKGEERIIDGIDKRNILLDDQIVSESNNESEILPSPPTVLLQTSYTTFTYFTTKYHGTTSSDIVSRLETVTNVVTTTITPTQALSTEDVSLPVTYFTTFTYWTTLYKDGQTKVTSREETVSNVATPELKSTEAPEAVIPLTITPTAVEPSPTSTIVPSTVGDDELTTYFTTYTYYTTSYIGDETVLNSRLETVTNIVNNTADVVGRAVNTGEQNKVEATETKPTGLLSTVVSTVDNNGTATLFSTEVYGTYIKGIYAKVLESTSTILSQNITPSSVVAVEPTGVVSLNQGKIIDADGVSTLLYTTQVIGTYLDGSYFQATESTSSLEVDQDKKSALGPNVPVAHRTGLVRSIEGSIVQNQTTTLYESKVLGTIIDGRYAQIIESTSSFILPSTVATKILPTATKLAEVSASVITPTPVVIESSIADSSSKAEDESSTESSDEDEDENGGRGKSRLGFQAKKRTFTPAIRPFASRQRPTFAPKRNKAGATTAATITRSDFTPTVTAVPASKANRFGGRRSSSSTNAIQATASGSRRFSRPKSTTTSRRSSATSSGFRRGGATRSSSAPSATIRPSGLFGAGNSRFRVRPTAASGLNRSPSSKIVTETPPDSENDLTTGITEGSPTDSNDNLDTTLPLQTTTESLRRSNPLLKLRRPSLNRSNPAVRTTSRPRTTSKTTTTTSRPKTTPARPNALLNRQRGGGLFPRRNLFTTTTTTEAPAEEPAEEDLNEEEEEENGDEDDTDYESSQQLTQTEAAPTTPSPKPRNGVQIRPFRRRSKRQATYSRFRRPLGRSTTTPSTTTEEIIEETRPSFRNRYQTSRYRAGKSQQQLTTPSTTTTTTQAPLRKQRISPSRSQNSRTQFTLREKDSASSRSGFSPRTGGIRRSTTAAPRANVRARGGYLQDNSARRTTARSKTRGRTNTRGRSYDQNVDDNFVLPKTDGTITVTYKIPTEVTIPVVNGKLTEYKNIVTAKLSTEVLSPNQYSTTLNPLGKEVKILLTESTFVNGNGATLVTQFILNESPTTSVIFTPTQIRGRKTSFSHVVPSTAYQVEEVVNTIQPALAAQAPLANILLSQLLLGGGVPSNPLLGIQNNPAGPATPTTEFKTRTTTYVTTVTSTLQTVIPLTFRGKEILTTISDSSTEVVTATEYFTDTVVVTPTLFGQAPQLNTLLLPLLQQQLQQQQQLQPQAALQNPANVFALNDPVAQQSFVEEEQLEQLNLADEEVQNAEEVTAAPKRKPKKSNNKRKPAKVVPPKETSVITLYVSGRTPGDFTTVLSTVTVEDGVRRKRDADYFPVKSSKAFDPLGKTEFYDGFVQPASKELDVLFEVSSKETESLESIIGDVPRHLKTKTPDLFNSKPSKATKKYSIKYVKASDDKLSKEAFLA, encoded by the exons GCTTAGATTACATAAACACGTCGCCGaggaaaagaagagaaaacGATAAAG ATATCACCACCGTTCTCCTAGTGGACAACCAAGGCAAAAATTCCCTAGGAAGGTTCTTAAGCGTTAAACCCGACTTAGGACTAATCACCTCGACTGCACGTACTTTCATCCAAGATGGCGTAACCACCGAGTACGCCACTCAAGTACTCGGAACGACCCTGGACAACGGACGACTTTACGCTCACTTACTGTCAAAGACAAGTAGAGTGGTCTATGACCATGACTCCCAGACTAAAACCTACAACCAACCAAAAACTTGGAACTTGGACGAAAGCCAAATTTCAAACAAGAATTTCGTCAGAAATACTGACTTTATTTCCCCAGATTCCTCACAAGCTTACCGCGTTTTCCCTACTTCTAGCCTCGATCCTGAAATCCTCAATGAGGCCCAGTCTAACAACGCTCGCATACCATTTGTAGTTAAACCTCCTGAGCCAAAAGTCTTCAAAGTCAACGCACAGAAAGACATGACTCACGAGAACTTAATCATCCATAATGATAATCCTGCAGAGTTTAAACCTTCCAAAGTGAAAGAGTGGGATAATCTGCCGACATTTACTGTGAGAAATGAATTTTCCCCTTCAGGATTTTCATCTTTGGGGCAGGATTTCGAGGCCAGAACTGAAAAGTCTAAGATTACGACTCCTGCAGATCGCAAAGCGCGGCTCCTATTTAAAGCCGGGTTAATCAAACCCAACCCCAAAGACCTGCAGACAGTTACCTATACTGGTTTCGCAGATTTCACCACTACAGTGGCTAATACAGTGATAGTTTTCACCCCTCATACTTCAGAAATGCCTCAAAAAGTAGCGCAAGCTACCAAAATCCTTGTAGAACCCACTATAAGGCCTACTTTAGTGCTCAGCACTCCCCTAGCTACCAAAGAATCTATTACAACTGAGAAACATTATCCGACTTTCCTGACTACGGAAGAAGAACCAACTACAACCCCTCTTACAACTATTACTACTGAAGACACGATAAACACCTCTGGACCCAACACAATGGTGATTAATAAGGAGGATAGAGGTGGAAAATACCCCACCACCGATGAACCTGTGGACTTGGAGGCTAAACTCTCAGTTTTGGCCAATGAGCAGAAGCAAGATGGAGTCACTCCGATTGTTTTTAGTGAAGATCTTGTTCAGCCTTCAGAAACTCAGCCAGTAATGCTGTCTACTCCTAGCCACGAAGATATTGCCAGGATTTTAGCTTCATTACAAGCCCAAGCTGCAGTGGCGACTCAGCCTTTAAGCTCAGTGAAACCTCAAGAAACAACTACTACATCATCAATCAAAACCACTGGAGGAGCAActacaattttctttgatgatgatgatttcTCTTTCGACATCCCCATTACCACCTCATCATCTAATCGAGTATTACCTTCAGATACGCCCATAATGACTACTGAAAAAGCATCAGTGGAGACCACCACGGAACTTGAGCAAGAGACTACGACAGAACAACAAGAATCTACAACCacagaaattgaaattgcGACTCCTGAGCTCGCTCAAAATGAAATAGAGCCTCAATGCACTGAAGGTTCCAAAGTAGTAGTTTCCACTGCATATAAAACTCTGACCTATTTAACCACTTACTTTATCCCATTGGAAGAGAGCACCAGTACCTCAGTGAAATCTAACATTTTGACAACGAGCCAAGTCTCCTCTGAAACTATACCATGTGGCATTGAGCCTTCTATTACAGAAATCACCACCACTGAGCAAACTGCAGCTCCAGTCACTGAACCAATCACTACCACTGAACAATCTGCAGTTCCTGTTACTGAATCCATCATTAGCACTGAAACGGAAGAGACTATTGCAACCACCAACAAAGAGATGGAAGAGCTCACTACACAGCCTCAAGAAATTACAACTGAAAGGAAGCATGTTACTGAGTCTGAGCCTGAGACCACTGAGTCCACCACAGAAGAAGGAGAAGAAGTGGAGCTCATTTTCAAGACTCTCTACACAACTTACACATATTTGACTACATACTTCCAAGATTCTACCAGCTCTGTAGCAAGCAGGATTGTAGTGAATACCAATGTGATTACATCTACTTTAGAGCCTGGTAGTGACGCTTCTGATCCTGCAGTCGCAGGCTTGCTCAATGAAGATGAATCAATAATTCCTTCGCGAACTGTTACATTTGAAGATTTAGCAGATATTCAGCCTACAGTACGTCCTCAAGAAGATCCTCTTCCTGAAGAATTTTCTTCAGCAACTCCTGCACTAGAAAATAAGCACCTCCAAAACAGCAATGGCGTTAAAACCTTCTATACTACATACACATACTTCACTACAATTTTTGTGGATGGTGAGACTGAGATTTCCAGTAGAACTGAAGTCTACACCAACTACGTTTCTCCAACTGCAGTAGATGAAACAGTCATCGCCCCCACCAAGTTGGTGGTCAGTGCTGATGAGCAGGTACTGCAAAATCGACTGAGGAACTTGAAATTTGATAACCAGAGCAAAAATAGAGATGAAGATAATGATGTAGTTCCCTCGAAGTCCCTAGAAACTGATGGGTATGTGACTTTGAAGCGTAGTGGTGATGGTAAAAAAGAGATAGAGAATGATATTATTGATTTGAGCGAGTATGAATCAATTGAGACTATGGTGACTGATGTACGCAGTAGTACTTCTAAAGGGGAAGAGAGGATCATCGATGGTATCGACAAGAGGAATATTCTCTTGGATGATCAAATTGTCTCAGAGAGCAATAACGAGAGTGAAATTCTCCCCTCACCCCCTACAGTGCTTCTACAAACCTCTTATACTACTTTCACCTACTTCACCACTAAGTACCATGGTACCACTTCTAGTGACATTGTAAGTAGGCTCGAAACTGTCACTAACGTTGTCACAACCACCATAACCCCCACTCAGGCTTTGAGCACTGAAGATGTGAGCCTTCCTGTGACATATTTCACTACTTTTACCTATTGGACTACGCTCTACAAAGATGGGCAAACGAAGGTGACCAGCCGAGAAGAAACTGTTTCTAACGTTGCTACTCCTGAATTAAAATCAACTGAAGCTCCTGAAGCTGTCATTCCCTTAACAATAACCCCTACGGCAGTAGAACCTTCCCCTACTTCCACCATTGTTCCCTCCACTGTAGGGGACGATGAGCTGACTACATACTTCACTACGTACACTTACTACACCACCTCGTACATTGGGGATGAAACAGTGTTGAATAGTAGGTTGGAGACAGTCACTAATATTGTTAACAACACTGCGGATGTTGTTGGTAGGGCAGTCAACACTGGGGAGCAGAATAAGGTAGAAGCTACAGAAACTAAACCCACAGGTTTGTTGTCTACAGTTGTCAGTACTGTGGACAACAACGGAACAGCCACATTGTTTTCTACAGAAGTTTACGGAACTTACATCAAGGGGATTTACGCTAAGGTGCTAGAAAGCACCTCGACAATCCTGTCTCAGAACATTACCCCCAGTTCAGTGGTAGCAGTAGAACCTACGGGGGTTGTCAGTCTCAACCAAGGCAAAATTATTGATGCTGATGGAGTCAGTACTTTGCTTTACACTACTCAAGTCATCGGTACTTACTTAGACGGCTCCTATTTTCAAGCCACTGAGAGTACTAGTTCGTTGGAAGTAGATCAAGACAAGAAATCAGCTCTAGGGCCTAATGTCCCGGTAGCCCATCGTACTGGTTTGGTGAGGTCCATTGAGGGTAGTATTGTTCAAAATCAAACAACCACTTTATATGAAAGTAAAGTCCTTGGGACAATAATCGATGGGCGGTATGCCCAAATAATTGAAAGCACCTCAAGTTTTATCCTTCCAAGCACTGTTGCAACTAAAATATTGCCGACTGCAACTAAACTGGCTGAAGTATCTGCATCTGTGATAACCCCTACTCCTGTAGTGATTGAAAGCTCCATCGCTGATTCTTCGTCAAAGGCTGAAGATGAGTCCAGTACTGAATCAAGTGATGAAGATGAGGATGAAAATGGAGGGCGAGGAAAATCTCGTTTGGGCTTCCAAGCTAAGAAGCGCACTTTTACTCCTGCTATAAGACCATTTGCCTCACGCCAAAGACCTACTTTCGCCCCTAAAAGAAATAAAGCTGGAGCAACTACTGCTGCTACCATAACTAGGTCTGATTTCACTCCCACTGTTACTGCAGTTCCAGCTTCAAAGGCCAATAGATTTGGTGGTAGAAGAAGTTCTTCCAGTACTAATGCCATTCAAGCAACTGCTTCTGGAAGTCGAAGATTCTCAAGACCAAAATCTACTACCACCTCTAGAAGAAGTAGCGCTACTTCTAGCGGATTTAGACGAGGAGGGGCCACTAGATCATCTTCAGCTCCTTCTGCAACCATACGCCCCAGCGGATTATTTGGGGCAGGAAATTCCAGATTTAGAGTCAGGCCGACCGCAGCCTCAGGTCTTAATAGATCTCCGAGCTCTAAAATAGTCACTGAAACTCCTCCTGATAGTGAAAATGACTTAACCACAGGTATAACTGAAGGAAGTCCCACTGATAGTAATGATAATTTAGACACCACCCTACCTCTGCAAACGACCACAGAATCTCTGCGCAGAAGCAACCCGTTACTAAAACTCCGAAGACCATCACTAAATAGATCAAATCCAGCTGTTAGAACTACTAGCAGACCCAGAACTACCAGCAAAACTACCACAACAACCTCGAGGCCAAAAACCACCCCTGCAAGACCCAATGCTTTACTCAATAGACAAAGAGGGGGAGGATTGTTTCCTAGACGGAACCTCTTTACTACTACTACCACCACTGAAGCTCCTGCAGAGGAACCAGCTGAAGAGGATTTAAATGAAGAAGAAGAGGAAGAAAACGGTGATGAAGATGATACTGATTATGAGAGTTCCCAGCAGCTGACTCAGACTGAGGCTGCGCCTACAACTCCGAGCCCAAAACCGCGTAATGGAGTTCAAATTAGGCCGTTTAGGAGGCGTTCCAAGCGTCAAGCTACATATTCTAGATTTAGAAGACCCCTGGGTAGATCTACCACCACTCCTTCTACTACAACTGAAGAAATAATAGAGGAAACGAGACCTTCATTTAGAAATCGGTATCAGACTAGTAGATATCGAGCAGGAAAATCGCAGCAACAGCTAACAACTCCCAGTACTACTACAACCACTACTCAAGCTCCTTTGAGGAAACAACGTATTTCTCCTTCAAGGTCTCAGAATTCTAGAACTCAGTTTACTTTAAGAGAAAAAGACTCTGCGAGTTCCAGGAGCGGTTTTTCACCTAGGACCGGTGGTATCAGGAGGAGTACCACTGCAGCCCCTAGGGCTAATGTAAGGGCCCGAGGGGGGTATTTGCAGGACAATTCAGCAAGAAGAACCACGGCTAGGTCTAAAACCAGAGGAAGGACTAATACAAGAGGCAGAAGCTATGACCAGAATGTAGATGATAATTTTGTGCTCCCCAAAACTGATGGAACTATTACTGTGACTTACAAAATCCCTACTGAAGTTACAATTCCTGTGGTGAACGGAAAGTTGACTGAGTACAAGAATATTGTGACTGCAAAGCTCAGTACTGAAGTTCTGAGTCCTAATCAGTATTCTACGACTTTGAATCCTCTAGGGAAGGAGGTGAAAATATTACTTACAGAAAGTACCTTTGTTAATGGAAATGGGGCTACTTTAGTTACTCAATTTATACTCAATGAATCCCCCACTACCAGTGTAATATTCACCCCTACTCAAATTAGAGGGAGAAAAACGTCATTTTCTCATGTAGTTCCTAGTACTGCCTACCAAGTTGAGGAGGTTGTAAATACAATTCAGCCAGCCCTAGCTGCACAAGCCCCATTAGCTAATATCCTTCTCTCCCAACTCCTCTTAGGGGGAGGAGTACCTTCGAACCCCCTACTCGGTATACAAAACAACCCTGCAGGTCCCGCAACGCCGACCACAGAATTCAAAACCCGCACCACCACTTACGTCACCACAGTCACCAGCACCCTTCAAACAGTCATACCTCTGACTTTTAGAGGCAAAGAAATCTTGACCACCATTAGTGATAGTAGTACTGAGGTAGTCACTGCAACGGAATATTTTACTGACACTGTAGTAGTCACTCCCACTTTGTTCGGTCAAGCCCCGCAGCTGAATACCCTACTTCTGCCATTGCTGCAGCAACAGCTACAGCAACAACAACAGTTGCAACCTCAAGCTGCACTTCAGAATCCTGCAAatgtttttgctttaaatgaCCCAGTTGCACAGCAGAGTTTTGTGGAGGAGGAGCAATTGGAGCAGCTGAATCTTGCCGATGAGGAGGTGCAGAATGCTGAGGAGGTTACTGCTGCTCCAAAGAGGAAACCGAAGAAAAGTAACAACAAAAGAAAACCTGCTAAAGTGGTGCCTCCAAAGGAAACTAGTGTGATTACTTTGTATGTCTCTGGAAGAACGCCTGGAGATTTTACCACTGTTCTATCCACTGTTACTGTAGAGGATGGGGTTAGAAGGAAGAGAGATGCAGACTATTTCCCAGTGAAATCCTCAAAAGCTTTTGATCCTCTAGGAAAAACTGAATTCTATGATGGGTTTGTTCAGCCAGCCTCCAAGGAACTGGACGTTCTCTTTGAGGTGTCCTCAAAAGAAACTGAGAGCCTCGAGAGTATAATTGGAGATGTTCCCAGacacttaaaaacaaaaactccGGATTTATTCAACTCGAAGCCCTCAAAGGCAACCAAAAAATACTCGATCAAATACGTGAAAGCCTCCGATGATAAACTATCGAAGGAGGCTTTTTTAGCCTAA